AGAAAATCACCAATGCCGCCTGCGCCCTTATTCACGCGACGCCCCCCATACTTCGGAGATGACGGACTTTCGCCTTTCACCTTGCGGAAAAATTCAGGAGCGCTCTTCTTTATTTCACTCAAAAGTTCTTCTACACTTGCCCCATGCCCGTTGAAACTTGCAACAAGCTTGTTCCCAGCCGTTTCGTAGATTTCAGCCGAGATTGCAAGCTTCGAACCGAATTTTCCCACGCGGGCCTGGCAAACGTAATCGGCGGCAATGTTGCGCCCCGTCTCCACAAGGCAGCTACCTTCGCACTCCTCAAGAGCTTTCCCCGGCGGAAGCATCTCGCTGATATTCTCGCGAGTCATGATCGTAAAGTTCTGCGAGGCTGGAAGTTCCTTAACCGCCTCTTCACGCAGAACATTCGTAAGGTACTGCCGGTCAGACAGAGACACCTTCTTTTTTACGTCTGAATCTACGCCCGTTTCAAGCACAGCGACATGCGCCGCCATTGCACACGAAGCGGAAACCAGCAAGAAAAAAAGAGTCTTCAATAGATGATTCATAATACTAGGCTTCTATAAATTTGATGAAAGTCAGACGGTCCAACTACTCCGAGAACGTGAACGGAATAGTCACGGTCGTATTGCCCTTCGTCACCTTTCCGAACGTCCACGTGCTTACGGCCATCTTGATGATTTCATCAAACCCGCTATCGCCAGTATTTGATTCCACGACAGAAATTTCACTGACATCACCATTAGGCGTGATAGTAAACTTCAGCTTAATCCTACCCTGCAATTTTTTGTTTTTCTTGCGATACTGGTCGTAAATCTTTTTGAGGTCTGGAGTGCGCTGTTTGACAACCAGGTCGATGTCACTGCTTGTGCGTACCGAAGAAGTTTCATCTTCGCTATCGAAATTGCTTTCGAAGCCTCCGAACAAAGGTGCCCAGTAATAGGAGTAAACATCATCAACTTTAACGTCAGGGACTTCATTGCCGCCCTTCCAAGCTTTGTACTTTGTCACCTTGATCGTACAATTATTTTCGTCACCCTTCACATCGATGTAATAGCGGTGTGAAATAGAACCGACCACACCATATCCCGCATAAATAGCGATCAGATGCTTTTCCGTAACAATCTTGCCTTCCTCAGGATCGGCCTTGGTGAGTTCGACGCCCCTATCCCTGAAAGTAACCACCACCGCATTGTAGCACACATCGCGAGGCTGATTATAACTTCTCGTAAGATACTGATCGTAGAGAGCGGGATCGTTCAACTGCATGGTCTTTGCACACCCAACGAGGAGGGCAATCATGGATACGAATCCTGCTATAACAAGAATCTTTTTCATAGGGTCTCCTTTTTTATCTTTGGTAATATAAAAAAATAAGACGGCCTACATTTTTTATGACTGATCCAAGAATCTATTTTGCACACAAAAATGCAACTGAACTAAAAATCGTAAAGAAAAATCAACCGTTAATTTTAATTGTTAGCAGGAATCACTTCACTCACATGCAAAATCTACGAACAACCTGCCGCAAGACGCGCATGCCATACGTGACCACGTTGAGGTTTGATTTTTCGCCAGCGTAACGTGTGGGAATCGGGAGTTCCGCAATCGCAAAACGGAAAGCATCGGCAATGGAAATGAGTTCCAAGTCAATATCAAACGAAGTACTTAACCGATTCAAATCAACCGTTTTCAAAAATCTCGAAGAATAAACGATAAAACCACTATGGCGGTCCGTAAGTTTCACGCGGAAGGCCAAATTTTCAAGCGCCGTCAAGAACGCGCCACCAATGCGCTTATACAAAGGCATACCGCCACGCTTTGCACCCCCTGCGACCGCATGGCGAGACCCCTGCAACAAGTCCAGATTCCTGTTTTCCATTTCGGCAA
This is a stretch of genomic DNA from Fibrobacter sp. UWB4. It encodes these proteins:
- a CDS encoding glycosyltransferase family 2 protein → MSCSAIDYFIFVPAYNVERTLCEVLSKIDESVLDRAHVLVIDDGSRDGTAQAFERFMSENALDFKSHFEYFKFEQNCGYGAVVKKGLAEGLASGAAFVACLHGDGQYPAEKLGEFFAEMENRNLDLLQGSRHAVAGGAKRGGMPLYKRIGGAFLTALENLAFRVKLTDRHSGFIVYSSRFLKTVDLNRLSTSFDIDLELISIADAFRFAIAELPIPTRYAGEKSNLNVVTYGMRVLRQVVRRFCM
- a CDS encoding AgmX/PglI C-terminal domain-containing protein codes for the protein MKKILVIAGFVSMIALLVGCAKTMQLNDPALYDQYLTRSYNQPRDVCYNAVVVTFRDRGVELTKADPEEGKIVTEKHLIAIYAGYGVVGSISHRYYIDVKGDENNCTIKVTKYKAWKGGNEVPDVKVDDVYSYYWAPLFGGFESNFDSEDETSSVRTSSDIDLVVKQRTPDLKKIYDQYRKKNKKLQGRIKLKFTITPNGDVSEISVVESNTGDSGFDEIIKMAVSTWTFGKVTKGNTTVTIPFTFSE